One region of Mucilaginibacter gotjawali genomic DNA includes:
- a CDS encoding helix-turn-helix domain-containing protein: protein MASEKQKEHLIQFGKHLLALRKKQNLSYRKFAQYCDIDYADVKKYEKGELNMTFLTMIEFAKGLNIPLKELIDF, encoded by the coding sequence ATGGCAAGCGAAAAACAAAAAGAGCATTTAATTCAATTTGGGAAACACCTGCTCGCGCTCCGTAAAAAACAAAACCTCTCGTACAGGAAATTTGCGCAGTATTGCGATATTGATTATGCTGATGTTAAGAAATATGAAAAAGGGGAGTTAAATATGACCTTTTTGACTATGATTGAATTTGCGAAGGGTTTAAATATTCCTTTGAAGGAACTGATAGATTTTTAA
- a CDS encoding helix-turn-helix domain-containing protein — MKNNFKDLQERFGDNLKKIRDAKGLSLRALAANCDLDDSQISKIENGKTNIQLSTIFELAKGLGIEAKELLDF; from the coding sequence TTGAAAAATAACTTTAAAGACTTACAAGAACGCTTTGGAGACAATCTAAAGAAGATAAGAGACGCGAAGGGTCTTTCTTTAAGAGCGTTAGCAGCTAATTGCGATCTGGATGACAGCCAGATTTCGAAGATTGAAAATGGAAAAACAAATATTCAACTATCTACAATCTTTGAATTGGCAAAAGGGCTGGGAATTGAGGCGAAGGAGTTGTTGGATTTTTAA
- a CDS encoding TlpA family protein disulfide reductase → MKLKICLMALLCLFFRASGHNINNNHFLKIGDHVPDITIQNMLFNSSRSVKISDYKGKILVLDFWATWCSSCISHFPEMYALQKKIPDQLQILLVNCKSTRDSETNIKAFFEKRKAYYHFPTVVMDTALEAMFPHHSIPHYVWIKDNVLIAVTYADELNEANVIKALSEPKVHLPEKTFIPYDLSRPYFNSSDSSGSADYLYRSYLGIYKDGLHAISGFSFVNDTLINRIDVMNASRIQLIKFAFPAFAEFKSDRIILNVARKTDFSADSSSTAWRSRNCFCYESSFPPCERSLALSIMQGDIRKYLRVKIDTVEAEQGCHILSVADRNRLVHIPPNTHPETNINEHTGAAVYFINSSLHAFMLKMEDIYRVLFIDETAGIERVSLNLPPDLLDEKSLSESLYKQGFKLTKGKRKIKLLVISDDISKAGCLNQ, encoded by the coding sequence ATGAAGCTAAAAATATGCTTAATGGCACTGCTATGCCTTTTTTTCCGGGCAAGCGGCCATAATATAAATAACAATCACTTCCTTAAAATAGGCGATCATGTGCCTGATATAACCATTCAGAATATGCTCTTTAATAGCTCCCGCAGTGTAAAAATATCGGACTATAAGGGAAAAATCCTGGTGCTCGATTTTTGGGCTACGTGGTGCAGCTCATGTATCTCTCATTTCCCTGAAATGTATGCCCTGCAGAAAAAAATACCAGATCAGTTACAAATACTACTGGTGAATTGCAAATCTACCAGGGACAGCGAAACAAACATTAAGGCGTTTTTTGAAAAGCGAAAAGCCTACTATCATTTTCCGACGGTGGTTATGGATACCGCCCTGGAAGCGATGTTTCCGCATCATTCAATTCCGCACTATGTGTGGATTAAAGACAATGTTTTGATTGCGGTTACCTATGCAGATGAACTGAATGAGGCCAACGTAATAAAGGCGCTGAGCGAACCGAAAGTTCATTTACCTGAAAAGACCTTCATACCTTATGATCTGTCGAGGCCCTACTTTAACAGCAGTGACAGTTCGGGTTCCGCTGACTATTTGTATAGGTCTTATTTGGGAATATACAAGGACGGCCTTCATGCCATCTCTGGCTTTTCTTTCGTGAATGACACCTTAATAAACCGGATCGATGTCATGAATGCCTCCCGGATCCAGCTGATCAAATTTGCGTTTCCCGCATTCGCTGAATTTAAGTCAGACCGGATCATTCTCAATGTTGCCCGCAAAACAGATTTTTCTGCCGACAGTTCATCAACAGCTTGGCGTTCCAGGAATTGTTTTTGCTATGAATCATCATTTCCGCCATGTGAAAGAAGCCTTGCACTTTCCATAATGCAGGGCGATATCCGGAAATATTTGCGGGTAAAAATTGACACGGTGGAGGCGGAGCAGGGCTGTCATATTTTAAGCGTGGCAGATCGAAACAGGCTAGTCCATATTCCTCCCAATACCCATCCCGAAACCAATATCAACGAACACACCGGCGCAGCTGTTTATTTTATTAATAGCAGCCTGCATGCTTTCATGCTCAAAATGGAAGATATCTACCGCGTGCTGTTCATCGATGAAACTGCCGGTATCGAACGGGTTAGCCTGAATTTGCCTCCGGATCTTTTGGATGAAAAATCATTGTCGGAAAGCCTTTACAAACAAGGTTTCAAATTAACAAAGGGAAAAAGAAAAATCAAATTACTGGTAATCTCTGATGATATATCCAAAGCAGGTTGCCTGAATCAGTAA
- a CDS encoding RagB/SusD family nutrient uptake outer membrane protein, whose translation MKTIKNNLFLIFFTFMALSSCKKFVEVSQPKNQITTSQVFADSTDANAAIIDVYINMMTSAMGYDSGGLTVFTGLSVDELYQTSNNAVYNQFYVNNISSTNSTNNGLWISAYGYIYTLNACIEGITASKGIQPSAKAQLIAEARFVRAFQYFYLVNLYGGVPVVTSTDYNVTRLTGRSSTDLVYNQIIADLQYAESNLNNSAAFERPTPYAASALLAKVYLYTGKSGLAETEASKVINSGIFNLEPDLNSVFLGSSAETIWKLLPVAPNTATFEGLFFVPSSRSATPRYVLAPSLFSSFETGDQRMINWVQVNTIAGKAYPYPYKYKQGTTSSPNEDYVILRLADQYLIRAEAEVTQDKLTAAVADLNVIRNRAGLPNATASDHASIVAAIQRERRSEFFCEWGNRWFDLKRWNLSGSALSAVKSSLTANALVYPVPIQQITANPDLRQNPGY comes from the coding sequence ATGAAAACAATAAAAAATAACCTCTTTTTAATTTTCTTTACGTTCATGGCGCTCTCTTCCTGCAAGAAATTTGTTGAAGTAAGCCAGCCAAAAAACCAAATCACTACATCACAGGTATTTGCCGATAGCACTGATGCTAATGCCGCAATCATTGACGTTTACATCAATATGATGACTAGTGCCATGGGCTATGATTCGGGTGGCCTGACCGTATTTACCGGTTTGTCAGTTGATGAACTCTACCAGACTTCAAACAATGCAGTATATAATCAATTTTACGTCAACAACATTAGTTCAACCAATTCAACCAATAACGGCTTATGGATTAGTGCTTATGGTTATATCTACACACTGAATGCCTGTATAGAAGGCATTACGGCGAGCAAAGGAATACAGCCTTCTGCGAAAGCGCAGCTAATTGCTGAGGCAAGATTTGTACGGGCCTTTCAATATTTTTACTTGGTTAATTTATATGGAGGGGTGCCTGTCGTGACAAGTACCGACTATAATGTCACCCGTTTAACCGGCAGGTCATCCACAGACCTGGTTTATAACCAGATCATTGCGGACCTGCAATATGCGGAATCCAACCTGAATAATTCTGCAGCGTTTGAGCGCCCGACTCCCTACGCAGCGAGTGCACTTTTAGCCAAAGTTTATTTATATACAGGTAAAAGCGGTTTGGCAGAGACGGAGGCTTCAAAAGTGATCAACTCAGGCATCTTCAATCTTGAACCGGATTTAAATAGTGTTTTTTTGGGGTCCAGCGCTGAAACGATCTGGAAACTGCTGCCGGTTGCACCCAATACGGCTACTTTTGAAGGGCTGTTTTTTGTACCTTCTTCACGCAGCGCAACACCAAGGTATGTGCTAGCCCCGTCACTTTTTAGTTCCTTTGAAACGGGGGATCAACGCATGATCAACTGGGTCCAGGTGAATACAATAGCAGGAAAAGCTTATCCATATCCGTATAAATACAAACAGGGAACCACATCATCCCCAAATGAAGATTATGTGATACTCCGTTTAGCAGATCAATATCTGATCAGGGCCGAAGCAGAAGTTACTCAGGATAAGCTAACCGCTGCGGTTGCTGACCTCAATGTGATCCGGAACAGAGCCGGACTGCCAAATGCTACAGCCTCAGATCATGCTTCCATAGTAGCGGCAATTCAGCGGGAACGACGGTCAGAGTTTTTTTGTGAATGGGGGAACCGCTGGTTTGATTTAAAAAGATGGAATCTTTCGGGTTCGGCTTTAAGCGCCGTGAAAAGTAGTTTGACAGCTAATGCTTTAGTATATCCTGTTCCCATCCAGCAAATTACAGCTAATCCGGACTTGAGGCAAAATCCGGGGTATTGA
- a CDS encoding SusC/RagA family TonB-linked outer membrane protein, with amino-acid sequence MKILYIILFIISPLTAFCQTVTGNVQDQEGKPLAGITVSVKDTKIATATNEKGQFRLVVEDPAAVIRFTSENMETHEIRLAGQKALTVVLKQKTNSLDEVHIIAYGTSTQRNTVGSITKVSGADISAQPVTNPLAGLEGRVPGMVVSSTSGIPGASFTLQIRGQNAVNPSLSGNIVAPLSQPLFIIDGVPYAPQNGNINQFPSLASPGSNNVYNNKYGGISPFDGINPSDIESVEVLRDADATAIYGSRGGNGVIIITTKKGQAGKTQFNLNIVDGESVVGHTMPMMNTSQYLAMRKQAFANDGLTPNNIQYDQAYAPDLTLFDTTRNTDWKKYFFGNTAHNLNVNSSLSGGTANTQFRLGAGFNRDTYIFPGDYADSRASFSANVHHISDNKRLTVDFTATYSYEKNNSSGNPNLLLAYTLEPDYPSLLDSKGNLVWNYNGVPLDGAPGGWNALSYLKELYTIQNTSLNSNLLIGYKIIDGLTFRTSLGYSTYNSQEYYGDPVAAQNPEYSPVASTRFGNNNFMTWILEPQLEYKRTFKKASFNLLIGGTIQKNTNYQTETDGSGYVNDVLIQSISGSPVQYATDSYSEYKYIAAFGRFNFKWDGKYIVDITGNRDGSSRFGPNKQFGNFGSVGGAWLFNEENFFKNKFSFITYGKLRVSYGITGSDQIANYQFLSRWNPTTYNYGGNIGYTPQNLYNPDFSWATTRKLEFGLELGFVQDRILLNSTWYRNRSGNQLVTYNLPAQTGFSSVLENENAVVQNTGFEFTLQSTILKTKALTWTSAFNITFPKNKLLSFPGLAESSYSTTYRIGQPISIVNVYRYAGVNPGTGYFQFYNASGQITEDPVQRGGGSLNDQNYAVNLDPKFYGGWQNSFSYKQFQLNIFLEYRKQTGVNYLQSVYSYLPGNEFNQPVALLNAWSKPGQVTNFEMLSSQYSQAANEANYFLQSSGIYSDASYLRLKTLSFSYSLPQPVVKKLNLQNIRFYVSAQNLFTITNYKGNDPETQNFYGVPPLKTIVCGLQLTF; translated from the coding sequence ATGAAAATCCTGTACATCATACTTTTTATCATAAGTCCCCTAACGGCGTTTTGTCAAACCGTGACAGGCAACGTTCAGGACCAGGAGGGGAAACCCCTTGCTGGTATCACGGTATCCGTGAAAGACACGAAAATTGCGACTGCCACAAATGAAAAAGGGCAGTTCAGGCTGGTTGTGGAAGATCCTGCCGCTGTCATTCGTTTTACTTCAGAAAATATGGAAACGCATGAGATCAGACTTGCCGGTCAGAAAGCACTCACAGTAGTGCTGAAGCAAAAAACAAACAGTCTTGATGAGGTTCATATCATTGCTTACGGAACAAGTACGCAAAGAAATACTGTTGGCTCAATCACCAAAGTTTCAGGGGCGGATATCAGTGCACAACCCGTTACCAATCCGCTGGCCGGGCTGGAAGGCAGAGTACCCGGCATGGTGGTTTCGTCCACAAGCGGGATTCCGGGGGCGTCGTTCACCTTGCAGATCAGGGGACAGAATGCTGTAAATCCAAGTCTTTCCGGAAATATCGTCGCACCGCTTAGTCAGCCGCTATTTATAATCGACGGCGTTCCCTATGCTCCGCAAAACGGAAATATCAATCAATTTCCGTCGCTGGCCTCGCCGGGGTCAAATAATGTCTATAATAACAAGTACGGGGGAATAAGTCCTTTTGACGGCATAAATCCTTCGGACATCGAAAGCGTAGAGGTTTTGCGGGATGCCGATGCTACGGCGATCTACGGGTCAAGGGGCGGAAACGGGGTGATCATCATCACGACCAAAAAAGGACAGGCAGGTAAAACGCAGTTCAACCTTAACATCGTTGATGGAGAAAGCGTTGTCGGGCATACCATGCCTATGATGAATACCTCACAATATCTCGCCATGCGAAAACAGGCTTTTGCGAATGATGGGCTTACGCCCAATAACATTCAGTATGACCAGGCCTATGCACCGGACCTAACCCTATTTGATACCACCCGCAATACAGACTGGAAAAAGTACTTCTTTGGCAATACGGCGCATAACCTGAATGTGAATTCATCCCTTTCGGGAGGTACGGCAAACACCCAGTTTCGGTTAGGGGCCGGTTTTAACCGTGATACCTATATTTTTCCTGGAGACTACGCGGACAGCAGGGCAAGTTTTTCAGCCAATGTGCACCATATTTCCGACAACAAAAGACTAACGGTCGATTTTACCGCCACTTATTCATACGAGAAAAACAACTCATCAGGAAACCCCAACCTTTTGCTCGCCTATACCCTGGAACCAGATTACCCGTCCCTGCTGGACAGCAAGGGCAACCTGGTTTGGAATTATAATGGTGTCCCGCTTGACGGCGCACCGGGCGGATGGAACGCACTTTCCTACCTGAAGGAACTGTACACTATTCAAAATACATCCCTGAACAGTAATTTACTGATCGGATATAAGATCATAGATGGACTTACTTTCAGAACAAGCCTCGGCTACAGCACCTATAACAGTCAGGAATATTACGGAGATCCCGTTGCTGCTCAAAACCCGGAGTACAGTCCGGTCGCCAGTACACGCTTCGGTAACAATAACTTTATGACATGGATCCTGGAGCCGCAGTTAGAATACAAACGCACCTTTAAAAAGGCTTCTTTTAACCTCCTTATTGGCGGAACAATTCAAAAGAATACCAATTATCAGACCGAAACAGATGGAAGCGGTTATGTAAACGATGTGCTGATACAATCAATATCCGGTTCACCTGTGCAGTACGCGACGGATTCCTATTCCGAATATAAGTATATCGCTGCCTTCGGAAGATTTAACTTCAAATGGGATGGTAAATACATAGTCGACATCACAGGAAACCGGGACGGTTCCAGCCGTTTTGGCCCGAACAAACAGTTTGGCAACTTCGGTTCTGTCGGTGGTGCCTGGCTTTTTAACGAAGAGAACTTTTTTAAAAACAAGTTCAGTTTTATTACCTATGGCAAGCTAAGGGTAAGCTACGGTATTACCGGGAGTGACCAGATCGCCAACTACCAGTTTCTGTCACGATGGAATCCCACCACCTACAACTATGGCGGCAATATCGGTTATACACCCCAAAATCTCTACAACCCGGATTTTAGCTGGGCAACCACCCGGAAACTGGAATTTGGTCTGGAACTTGGCTTCGTACAGGACAGGATATTATTGAATTCTACGTGGTATCGGAATCGTTCCGGGAACCAGCTCGTGACCTATAATCTTCCGGCGCAGACGGGCTTCAGCAGCGTCCTGGAAAATGAAAACGCCGTAGTTCAGAATACAGGTTTTGAATTTACATTACAGTCCACGATTTTAAAGACCAAAGCCCTAACATGGACGAGCGCTTTCAATATTACGTTTCCGAAAAATAAGCTTTTATCATTTCCGGGGCTGGCAGAGTCGAGCTATTCCACAACCTACAGGATAGGCCAGCCCATCTCAATTGTGAATGTTTACCGTTATGCAGGCGTAAATCCGGGTACGGGTTATTTTCAGTTTTACAACGCATCCGGCCAGATTACTGAAGATCCTGTTCAACGCGGAGGCGGTAGCCTAAACGATCAGAACTACGCCGTAAACCTTGACCCGAAGTTTTATGGCGGATGGCAAAACAGTTTCAGCTACAAGCAATTTCAGCTGAACATCTTTCTGGAATACAGGAAACAAACAGGCGTAAATTATCTGCAGTCGGTTTACAGCTATCTGCCGGGTAATGAATTCAACCAGCCGGTTGCCTTACTGAATGCATGGAGCAAACCGGGCCAGGTTACAAATTTTGAAATGCTATCCTCCCAGTATTCACAGGCAGCAAATGAAGCTAATTATTTCCTGCAGTCCAGCGGCATCTATAGTGATGCATCGTACCTGCGGTTAAAAACACTTTCATTCTCTTATTCACTGCCGCAACCGGTCGTGAAGAAGTTAAATCTCCAGAATATTCGTTTCTACGTTTCCGCACAAAACCTGTTTACTATAACAAATTATAAAGGCAACGACCCTGAAACACAAAATTTCTATGGTGTCCCGCCTTTAAAGACAATTGTCTGTGGTCTTCAACTTACCTTTTAA
- a CDS encoding carboxymuconolactone decarboxylase family protein gives MKDFKVPTREEVTPENQAIFDTLQKALGFVPNLYATIAYSANGLGKYLAYQGAKTSLSNKEKEAVNLIVSQVNGCVYCQSAHTLIGKMNGFTEDELLDIRRGKAANPRLNALVKLAESITASRGNAKPSAVEEFFAQGFTNENLVDLILQISDKVAMNYLHNLTQIPVDFPLAPAI, from the coding sequence ATGAAAGATTTCAAAGTTCCAACCAGAGAAGAAGTAACGCCGGAAAACCAGGCTATTTTTGATACGCTTCAAAAAGCATTGGGTTTCGTGCCAAATTTATATGCTACCATTGCATACTCAGCCAACGGGTTAGGTAAATACCTTGCATACCAGGGCGCAAAAACAAGCTTAAGCAACAAAGAAAAAGAAGCGGTTAACCTGATCGTAAGCCAAGTGAATGGCTGTGTCTATTGCCAGAGCGCACATACACTTATCGGTAAAATGAACGGTTTCACCGAAGACGAACTTCTTGATATTCGCAGGGGCAAAGCGGCAAACCCACGTTTAAACGCGCTGGTAAAATTAGCAGAGAGCATTACAGCAAGCCGCGGAAACGCAAAACCAAGCGCAGTAGAAGAATTTTTCGCGCAAGGCTTCACCAATGAGAACCTGGTCGACCTGATCCTGCAGATCAGTGATAAAGTTGCGATGAATTATCTTCATAATTTAACGCAAATACCGGTTGATTTTCCTTTAGCTCCCGCAATTTAA
- a CDS encoding cupin domain-containing protein has product MKTFRTPVLCALLLVLTYQTRAQANRDNVPVNYLKISIKQLLSKQKHSGKDSITFLSEATMTGKLIRINKNKEFADVSMFNLIYYVIEGKGKLKTGNNECDLDKGSVVFVPRNIKSSFEDVTVPLNIIELISLEDKSKGDSASTSFSLDHLSAAKLPGKNVFKVFINNQSMLSGLYLLPEQLKGDSTIYTHRFDEINLITSGSGKFQAGNKNLKIKPGDIVYVRRGAGHKFNSLKQDMEILIFFEKRSVQ; this is encoded by the coding sequence ATGAAAACATTCAGAACACCCGTCCTATGTGCATTATTATTGGTTTTAACCTATCAAACCAGGGCACAGGCCAACCGCGATAATGTGCCTGTAAATTACCTTAAAATAAGCATAAAGCAGTTGCTGTCAAAGCAAAAGCATAGCGGTAAAGACAGCATCACCTTTTTATCCGAGGCCACGATGACCGGAAAACTGATCCGCATCAATAAAAATAAAGAATTTGCCGATGTATCCATGTTTAACCTGATATATTACGTTATCGAGGGAAAAGGTAAACTTAAAACAGGGAACAATGAATGCGATCTGGATAAAGGTTCGGTCGTGTTTGTTCCGCGTAATATCAAGAGTTCATTTGAGGATGTAACAGTTCCCCTCAATATAATTGAACTTATTTCATTGGAAGATAAAAGCAAGGGGGACTCTGCCAGCACCAGTTTCTCTTTGGATCATCTCAGCGCCGCAAAACTGCCCGGAAAAAATGTATTCAAGGTATTTATAAATAACCAATCTATGCTATCGGGCTTGTATTTGCTGCCTGAACAGCTTAAAGGCGATAGTACGATCTATACCCACCGATTCGACGAAATCAATCTGATCACCAGTGGTTCAGGCAAATTCCAGGCAGGTAACAAAAACCTGAAAATCAAACCCGGCGATATCGTATATGTAAGAAGAGGTGCCGGACACAAATTTAACTCCCTGAAACAAGACATGGAGATCCTCATATTTTTCGAAAAAAGATCGGTACAGTGA